A DNA window from Arachis hypogaea cultivar Tifrunner chromosome 18, arahy.Tifrunner.gnm2.J5K5, whole genome shotgun sequence contains the following coding sequences:
- the LOC112772275 gene encoding receptor-like serine/threonine-protein kinase At1g78530 — translation MRKFLVIALSTTICFIAFVISKILISVLLYKRWKRKHIIYENEGKMVIFRSSLLQSLKSDAVLQKTRKLTNKDIIGSGGYGVVYELRLNESVAFAVKRLNRGSEERDNGFERELEAMADIKHRNIVTLHGYYIAPHYNLLIYELMPNGSLDSILHGRSKEKKHLDWPTRYRVAVGAARGISYLHHDCIPHIIHRDIKSSNILLDQNMGARVSDFGLATLMEPNKTHVSTMVAGTFGYLAPEYFDTGRATVKGDVYSFGVVLLELLTGKKPSDEAFVEEGTKLVTWVKAVVQEKKEELVLDSSLGSCPMQEVNKVFNIAMKCLEPDPLNRPNMAEVVNLLEQAVSCKHVTTTLPCTLNDMSS, via the exons ATGAGGAAGTTCCTGGTTATAGCCTTATCTACAACAATATGCTTCATCGCTTTCGTGATATCCAAGATCTTGATCTCTGTTCTTCTCTacaaaagatggaaaagaaagcacataatttatgaaaatg AAGGAAAGATGGTAATCTTTAGATCTTCATTGCTGCAATCTCTTAAATCCGATGCAGTCTTACAGAAGACACGAAAACTGACCAATAAAGACATCATTGGATCTGGTGGCTATGGAGTGGTTTATGAACTAAGACTAAATGAATCTGTAGCCTTCGCCGTGAAGAGGCTGAACCGGGGATCAGAAGAGAGGGACAATGGTTTTGAGCGAGAGTTGGAGGCGATGGCGGACATAAAGCATCGGAATATTGTAACTCTTCATGGATATTACATTGCACCACACTACAATCTTCTTATATATGAGCTAATGCCAAATGGAAGTTTGGATTCCATTTTGCATG GGAGATCAAAGGAGAAGAAGCATTTGGATTGGCCAACAAGATATAGAGTAGCTGTAGGTGCTGCTAGAGGAATATCATATCTTCACCATGATTGCATCCCTCACATTATCCATAGAGATATCAAATCAAGCAACATATTGCTGGATCAAAACATGGGGGCGCGAGTTTCTGACTTCGGATTAGCCACGTTGATGGAGCCGAATAAGACTCATGTTTCGACAATGGTGGCAGGAACCTTTGGATACTTGGCACCTG AATATTTCGATACTGGAAGAGCAACTGTTAAAGGTGATGTTTACAGCTTTGGAGTGGTGTTACTAGAGCTCTTAACTGGGAAGAAACCCAGTGATGAAGCATTTGTAGAAGAAGGAACCAAGCTTGTCACATGG GTGAAAGCTGTTGTtcaggagaagaaagaagaattagTTCTTGACAGTAGCTTAGGGTCCTGTCCAATGCAAGAGGTAAACAAGGTGTTCAACattgcaatgaagtgtcttgAACCAGACCCCTTGAATAGACCAAACATGGCTGAGGTTGTCAACTTGCTTGAACAAGCAGTATCATGCAAACATGTTACTACAACATTGCCATGTACACTTAATGACATGTCATCCTAA
- the LOC112772276 gene encoding fatty-acid-binding protein 3, chloroplastic, protein MLGTIATSITVTPCFSPSINFLPRSNHVLTTTSNSILPLNHGHCVTLFSASPLHFTFYRSFRRPNTLFFAETASSAATNAEYVEEPATNVKFQTSLMVPGCSDSLILLGTGFREKVFAIIGVKVYAAGLYLNQSIISELNVWKGQSKDIIQGDSSLFKTIFQTSLEKSLQIILVRDVDGKTFWDALSDAISPRIVEPTTADESALSAFRDFFLNLSLRKGTSIFLTWPNPSKLLVSVSSQGLPSAVDATMESTNVASALFDVFLGDNSVSPSLKASVAEGLSKVLK, encoded by the exons ATGCTTGGAACTATAGCTACTTCCATTACCGTAACACCATGTTTTTCACCCTCCATCAATTTCCTTCCAAGATCTAATCATGTTCTCACAACAACCTCAAACTCAATTCTTCCATTGAATCATGGCCACTGTGTCACTCTCTTTTCAGCTTCCCCCTTGCATTTTACTTTCTACAGGAGCTTTAGAAGACCCAACACTCTGTTCTTTGCAGAAACTGCTTCATCTGCTG CTACGAATGCTGAATACGTGGAGGAACCAGCAACAAATGTGAAATTTCAGACATCTTTGATGGTTCCGGGTTGCTCGGATTCATTAATTTTGCTTGGAACTG GATTCAGAGAGAAAGTTTTTGCAATCATTGGAGTCAAGGTCTATGCCGCAGGCCTATATCTGAATCAATCTATCATAAGTGAGTTGAATGTTTGGAAAGGGCAATCAAAAGATATAATTCAAGGAGATTCTTCTTTGTTCAAGACCATTTTCCAAA CATCCCTTGAGAAATCATTGCAAATCATTCTGGTCAGAGATGTTGATGGTAAAACTTTTTGGGACGCCTTAAGTGACGCAATATCACCAAGAATTGTAGAACCTACAACTGCAGATGAATCTGCTTTGTCTGCGTTCCGCGATTTCTTCCTTAATCTTTCTCTTAGGAAAGGAACTTCCATATTTTTGACTTGGCCAAACCCCTCCAAATTGCTT GTTTCTGTCTCCTCACAGGGTCTTCCATCTGCAGTGGATGCTACAATGGAATCAACAAATGTAGCTTCTGCTTTGTTTGATGTATTTCTTGGTGATAATTCTGTCTCTCCCTCCTTGAAAGCTTCAGTGGCCGAAGGCTTATCGAAAGTACTAAAGTAG